The Lycium barbarum isolate Lr01 chromosome 12, ASM1917538v2, whole genome shotgun sequence genome includes a region encoding these proteins:
- the LOC132622942 gene encoding ABC transporter B family member 19, translated as MAETTEVKTMPEADKKKEQSLPFYQLFSFADKFDYLLMISGSIGAIIHGSSMPVFFLLFGEMVNGFGKNQMDLHKMTAEVSKYALYFVYLGLIVCASSYAEIGCWMYTGERQVSALRKKYLEAVLKQDVGFFDTDARTGDIVFSVSTDTLLVQDAISEKVGNFIHYLSTFLAGLVVGFVSAWRLALLSVAVIPGIAFAGGLYAYTLTGLTSKSRESYANAGIIAEQAIAQVRTVYSYVGETKALNSYSDAIQNTLKLGYKAGMAKGLGLGCTYGIACMSWALVFWYAGVFIRNGQSDGGKAFTAIFSAIVGGMSLGQSFSNLGAFSKGKAAGYKLMEIIKQKPTIIQDPLDGKCLSEVCGNIEFKNVTFSYPSRPDVIIFRDFCIFFPAGKTVAVVGGSGSGKSTVVSLIERFYDPNDGQVLLDNVDIRTLQLRWLRDQIGLVNQEPALFATTILENILYGKPDATMAEVEAATCAANAHSFITLLPNGYQTQVGERGVQLSGGQKQRIAIARAMLKNPKILLLDEATSALDAGSESIVQEALDRLMVGRTTVVVAHRLSTIRNVDSIAVIQQGQVVETGTHEELIAKAGAYSSLIRFQEMVGNRDFSNPSTRRTRSTRLSHSLSTKSLSLRSGSLRSLSYSYSTGPDGRIEMISNAETDRKNPAPQNYFCRLIKLNAPEWPYSIMGAVGSVLSGFIGPTFAIVMSNMIEVFYYTNPTSMERKTKEYVFIYIGAGLYAVVAYLIQHYFFSIMGENLTTRVRRMMLAAILRNEVGWFDEEENNSSLLAARLATDAADVKSAIAERISVILQNMTSLLTSFIVAFIVEWRVSLLILATFPLLVLANFAQQLSLKGFAGDTAKAHAKTSMIAGEGVSNIRTVAAFNAQEKIISLFSQELRVPQMQSLRRSQMSGLLFGISQLALYGSEALILWYGAHLVNNGVSTFSKVIKVFVVLVITANSVAETVSLAPEIIRGGEAVGSVFSILDRSTRVDPDDPEGDQVETIRGDIELRHVDFAYPSRPDVCVFKDLNLRIRAGQSQALVGASGSGKSSVIALIERFYDPTGGKVMIDGKDIRRLNLKSLRLKIGLVQQEPALFAASIFDNIAYGKEGATEAEVTEAARAANVHTFVSGLPEGYKTPVGERGVQLSGGQKQRIAIARAVLKDPSILLLDEATSALDAESECVLQEALERLMRGRTTVLVAHRLSTIRNVDTIGVVQDGRIVEQGSHSELISRPEGAYSRLLQLQHHRI; from the exons ATGGCTGAGACTACTGAAGTGAAAACAATGCCAGAGGCAGATAAAAAGAAAGAACAAAGTCTTCCTTTTTATCAGTTGTTTTCTTTTGCTGATAAGTTTGATTATCTTCTTATGATATCTGGAAGTATTGGAGCTATTATTCATGGTTCTTCTATGCctgttttctttctcctttttggTGAGATGGTTAATGGTTTTGGCAAAAACCAAATGGATTTGCATAAAATGACCGCCGAAGTATCAAAG TATGCTCTGTATTTCGTGTACCTTGGGTTGATAGTTTGTGCATCATCCTATGCAG AGATTGGTTGTTGGATGTACACTGGAGAAAGGCAAGTGAGTGCACTAAGGAAGAAATATTTAGAGGCAGTGTTGAAACAGGACGTTGGGTTTTTTGATACAGATGCAAGAACTGGGGATATTGTTTTCAGTGTTTCAACGGATACTCTACTGGTCCAAGATGCCATCAGTGAGAAG GTGGGCAATTTCATCCACTACCTTTCGACGTTCTTGGCGGGGTTGGTGGTTGGTTTCGTGTCAGCATGGAGGTTAGCTCTCCTCAGTGTGGCGGTAATTCCTGGAATTGCTTTTGCTGGGGGTCTTTATGCTTATACTCTCACTGGACTCACCTCAAAAAGCAGAGAATCCTATGCCAATGCTGGTATTATTGCTGAGCAG GCAATTGCACAAGTCAGAACAGTCTACTCATACGTGGGCGAGACCAAAGCCCTCAATTCATATTCCGATGCAATTCAGAACACATTGAAGCTCGGATACAAGGCTGGCATGGCTAAAGGTTTGGGTTTGGGATGTACTTACGGAATAGCGTGCATGTCATGGGCCCTTGTATTTTGGTATGCTGGGGTTTTCATTAGGAATGGACAGAGTGATGGTGGAAAGGCATTTACAGCTATTTTCTCAGCCATTGTTGGTGGCAT GAGTTTGGGTCAGTCATTTTCCAATCTTGGAGCGTTCAGTAAAGGAAAAGCAGCTGGATATAAGTTAATGGAGATCATCAAGCAGAAACCTACGATTATTCAAGATCCTTTAGATGGAAAGTGTTTGTCTGAGGTCTGCGGGAACATTGAATTCAAAAATGTGACCTTCAGCTATCCTTCAAGACCTGATGTAATTATCTTCAGAGATTTCTGCATTTTCTTCCCTGCTGGAAAGACAGTTGCCGTGGTTGGTGGCAGTGGTTCAGGAAAAAGCACTGTTGTCTCGCTGATAGAAAGATTTTATGATCCTAATGATG GTCAAGTTTTGCTGGACAATGTTGACATAAGAACGTTACAACTTAGATGGTTACGTGATCAGATTGGCCTTGTGAATCAAGAGCCCGCATTATTTGCTACTACCATTCTTGAGAACATACTGTACGGAAAGCCTGATGCAACTATGGCTGAAGTTGAGGCTGCTACCTGTGCTGCCAATGCACATAGCTTTATTACCTTGCTTCCTAACGGATACCAAACCCAG GTGGGAGAGCGGGGTGTCCAACTCTCTGGTGGACAGAAACAGAGAATTGCAATTGCAAGAGCTATGTTAAAGAACCCAAAAATCCTCCTGCTTGATGAGGCCACCAGTGCTCTTGATGCTGGTTCCGAGAGCATTGTCCAGGAAGCTCTGGACCGTCTCATGGTTGGCCGGACTACAGTAGTTGTAGCTCACCGTCTCTCCACAATTAGAAATGTTGATTCAATTGCAGTTATACAGCAAGGGCAGGTAGTTGAGACTGGAACACATGAAGAGCTGATTGCCAAAGCAGGGGCTTACTCTTCTTTAATCAGATTCCAAGAAATGGTTGGGAACAGAGACTTTTCAAATCCATCTACTCGTCGTACACGTTCAACTCGGTTAAGTCATTCATTATCAACAAAGTCTCTAAGCCTTCGGTCTGGCAGTTTAAGGAGTTTGAGCTATTCATACAGCACTGGCCCAGACGGGCGTATAGAAATGATTTCTAATGCTGAAACAGATAGGAAAAATCCTGCACCACAGAATTATTTCTGCCGGCTTATCAAACTGAATGCCCCCGAGTGGCCTTATTCAATCATGGGAGCCGTAGGGTCTGTTCTCTCCGGTTTCATTGGTCCAACTTTTGCTATTGTGATGAGCAACATGATTGAGGTATTCTACTATACAAATCCCACAAGCATGGAAAGAAAAACAAAGGAATATGTCTTCATCTACATCGGAGCAGGTCTTTATGCTGTTGTAGCATATTTGATACAGCATTACTTCTTCAGTATTATGGGAGAAAACCTCACTACCAGGGTTCGCAGGATGATGTTGGCAG CAATTTTAAGGAATGAAGTTGGATGGTTCGATGAGGAGGAGAATAATTCAAGTTTACTAGCAGCTCGCTTAGCTACAGATGCTGCAGATGTTAAATCTGCCATAGCGGAGAGGATCTCCGTTATACTGCAGAATATGACATCTCTTCTCACTTCATTCATAGTCGCATTTATAGTTGAATGGCGTGTCTCGCTGCTCATCCTTGCCACGTTTCCACTTCTCGTCTTGGCCAATTTCGCTCAG CAACTTTCACTGAAAGGATTTGCCGGAGACACGGCCAAGGCGCATGCAAAGACTAGCATGATTGCTGGAGAAGGAGTAAGCAATATTAGAACTGTAGCAGCCTTCAATGCCCAAGAAAAGATCATCTCTTTGTTCTCCCAAGAGCTTCGAGTTCCACAAATGCAAAGTCTTCGACGCAGCCAAATGTCAGGACTCTTATTTGGTATATCACAGCTTGCTCTTTATGGTTCTGAAGCTCTGATTCTTTGGTATGGTGCACACCTTGTTAACAACGGGGTCTCGACTTTCTCTAAGGTGATTAAGGTCTTTGTAGTCCTTGTGATCACGGCTAATTCAGTTGCTGAAACCGTCAGCCTAGCACCCGAGATTATTAGGGGTGGTGAAGCTGTTGGTTCTGTATTTTCCATTCTTGATCGCTCTACCAGGGTCGATCCCGATGACCCTGAAGGTGATCAAGTCGAAACAATTAGAGGGGATATTGAACTCCGTCATGTTGATTTCGCATACCCTTCACGACCAGATGTTTGTGTGTTCAAGGACCTCAATCTACGGATTCGCGCTGGCCAAAGCCAAGCTCTTGTTGGAGCTAGTGGCTCGGGAAAGAGCTCCGTTATAGCCTTAATCGAAAGGTTCTACGATCCAACAGGTGGAAAAGTTATGATTGATGGAAAAGACATTAGGAGATTAAACTTGAAGTCTCTGAGGCTTAAAATTGGTTTGGTGCAACAAGAGCCAGCTCTGTTTGCTGCTAGCATTTTCGATAATATTGCTTATGGTAAAGAGGGTGCAACAGAAGCAGAGGTCACTGAAGCGGCTCGTGCTGCAAATGTACACACTTTCGTAAGTGGTTTGCCCGAAGGTTACAAGACCCCGGTTGGTGAGAGAGGCGTTCAACTCTCAGGAGGACAAAAACAAAGGATTGCAATTGCAAGGGCCGTTCTTAAAGATCCATCAATTCTCCTACTTGATGAGGCTACAAGTGCACTTGATGCTGAATCTGAATGTGTGTTACAAGAAGCACTCGAAAGGTTGATGAGAGGGCGAACCACCGTTCTGGTGGCTCACCGATTATCGACAATTCGGAATGTGGATACTATTGGAGTTGTGCAAGACGGTCGCATTGTTGAACAAGGAAGCCATTCGGAGTTAATCAGCAGGCCGGAAGGTGCATACTCTAGACTACTGCAACTACAACACCACCGCATATGA